One Panicum virgatum strain AP13 chromosome 9K, P.virgatum_v5, whole genome shotgun sequence genomic region harbors:
- the LOC120648008 gene encoding transcription factor bHLH19-like: MDSSASQWLAELENDDVGGLELIDPLSMQELAESLANELWNEPPQEQQQERHDQPQQCIPSPAGFSFVGDLHLNNADGSCPIVVSAGGSDNDMISFTAGSPVATGSIVGKCCSSSTTEKKISSGGRKPGSSVKEHVIAERKRREKMHHQFATLASIIPDITKTDKVSVLGSTIDYLHYLRSRLKTLQEQNQHSRGSSSDESLTTLNARCCIASEADGAASPKIDADVQGTTVLLRVVCREKKGVLIRVLTELEKHRLTIINTNVVPFAESSLNITITAQIEDGSSTTVELVNNLNSALKRF; the protein is encoded by the exons ATGGACTCTTCAGCCAGTCAATGGTTGGCAGAACTG GAGAACGATGATGTTGGAGGGCTGGAGTTGATCGACCCACTCAGCATGCAGGAGCTCGCGGAATCCCTCGCTAACGAGCTCTGGAACGAGCCTCCTCAAGAGCAGCAACAAGAACGACATGATCAACCTCAGCAATGCATCCCATCGCCGGCTGGCTTCTCGTTCGTGGGCGACCTCCACCTCAACAATGCCGACGGCAGCTGTCCAATTGTCGTCAGTGCAGGCGGCAGCGACAACGACATGATCTCCTTCACTGCCGGCTCCCCAGTCGCCACAGGCAGCATCGTTGGGAAATGCTGCTCATCATCGACAACGGAGAAGAAAATTAGCAGCGGCGGCCGAAAGCCGGGCTCGAGCGTGAAGGAGCACGTCATAGCCGAGAGGAAGCGGCGAGAGAAGATGCACCACCAGTTCGCAACGCTCGCGTCCATCATCCCTGACATCACCAAG ACAGACAAGGTGTCTGTCTTGGGCAGCACCATCGATTACCTGCactacctgaggagcaggctcAAGACATTGCAAGAGCAGAACCAACACAGCCGTGGCAGCAGCTCTGATGAGTCCCTCACCACGTTGAACGCACGATGCTGCATCGCCTCCGAGGCTGACGGTGCGGCGAGCCCGAAGATCGACGCGGACGTGCAGGGGACGACGGTTCTTCTGAGGGTGGTGTGCCGGGAGAAGAAGGGGGTGCTGATCAGGGTGCTCACGGAGCTGGAGAAACACCGCCTGACGATCATCAACACCAACGTTGTGCCCTTCGCCGAGTCATCACTGAACATCACCATCACGGCACAG
- the LOC120648710 gene encoding uncharacterized protein LOC120648710: MACIPLKKVCPDHSRWKVKVRVVRFNEKFTNDQPPKLSRFEFIMLDEENVAMEAVIPTKWIDQQRPRLTEGRVYTIQYFEICNARAIYRSVDHPYMARFTKYTDVTEVSAVPPNFPLYACCITPYAVLRDRVGRKEQMSDVIGLFTKCSRISKQSTRNGIQSLINVYITYGRHPYAIQSM; this comes from the exons ATGGCTTGCATTCCATTGAAGAAGGTCTGTCCTGACCATTCGCGCTGGAAAGTGAAGGTCAGAGTAGTTCGGTTCAATGAGAAGTTCACAAATGACCAGCCCCCGAAACTTTCCAGATTCGAATTCATCATGCTGGATGAGGAG AATGTTGCCATGGAGGCTGTTATCCCAACCAAATGGATTGACCAGCAGAGGCCTAGACTTACAGAAGGAAGGGTGTACACCATACAATACTTTGAAATTTGTAATGCGAGAGCGATATATCGGTCTGTTGATCACCCATACATGGCTCGCTTCACCAAATACACCGACGTCACTGAGGTCAGCGCAGTTCCGCCAAACTTTCCGCTGTATGCGTGCTGCATCACGCCTTATGCTGTTCTCCGTGATAGAGTGGGTCGCAAAGAACAAATGTCAG ATGTTATCGGACTGTTTACCAAGTGCTCACGCATTTCCAAGCAATCAACAAGGAATGGAATACAATCATTGATTAATGTCTACATTACTTATGGCAGGCATCCATATGCAATACAGAGCATGTAA
- the LOC120648711 gene encoding uncharacterized protein LOC120648711, with protein MVALQAKNAQLHLSIQDSDDGALLGIEADKEHMDTSEQVALNADSFLHGPVLINTRMDQQLPLTDLKYGLGTDVPSSSLDAILHNNSDPHFYAEALKKETPTCWDDKKALLSPLSDSLLHSPVVVAPEIPYAIYVSRELILRKVMDSLKLKVHSTGYDYLSRPQYGNSMDAC; from the exons ATGGTTGCTCTTCAAGCAAAAAATGCACAGCTCCATTTATCTATCCAGGATTCGGATGATGGTGCGCTTCTTGGGATCGAAGCAGACAAAGAACAT ATGGATACCTCAGAGCAGGTCGCACTGAACGCAGATTCTTTCTTGCATGGTCCTGTTCTCATCAATACGCGCATGGACCAGCAGCTGCCTCTCACAGATCTAAAGTATGGGTTGGGAACAGATGTACCTAGCAGCTCTTTAGATGCCATACTTCACAACAACTCAGATCCTCACTTTTATGCTGAAGCTCTCAAAAAGGAAACG CCTACCTGCTGGGATGATAAGAAAGCACTGCTCAGTCCCCTCAGTGATTCCCTCCTGCACTCACCTGTCGTGGTGGCGCCTGAG ATACCATATGCTATTTATGTCTCTCGAGAACTCATCCTCAGGAAAGTCATGGATAGTTTGAAACTGAAAGTCCACAGCACAGGCTATGACTACCTTTCAAGGCCTCAATATGGAAACAGCATGGATGCATGTTGA
- the LOC120648712 gene encoding uncharacterized protein LOC120648712, with the protein MAAVPGGPVASVSARAILNDVVKALEGSVPFFSFNVADGLYVATGFVIVPLPDEMDDVTLLEATGHPSPTKEGAEEAAASTMIWAAKHDFGVVVADFNFTEGQRLQKENENLRKNNVFLSSGWIQPLGHLEILEKTLEAITLDAVDVCPRYSVGSLAEAATVAVQELSSEPMDES; encoded by the exons ATGGCTGCCGTTCCTG GAGGACCTGTTGCTTCTGTTTCTGCTCGTGCGATTTTGAATGATGTAGTCAAGGCTCTGGAGGGTTCAGTGCCTTTCTTTTCGTTCAATGTTGCTGACGGGCTCTATGTGGCCACTGGTTTTGTGATTGTTCCACTACCAGATGAGATGGATGATGTCACTCTTCTTGAGGCAACAGGGCACCCATCTCCAACGAAAGAGGGAGCAGAAGAGGCTGCAGCAAGCACAATGATTTGGGCAGCAAAACACGATTTCGGTGTTGTTGTTGCTGATTTCAACTTTACTGAGGGACAACGTCTCCAAAAGGAGAATGAAAATTTACGCAAGAACAATGTGTTTCTTAGTTCTGGATGGATTCAGCCGCTCGGGCATTTGGAAATTCTTGAGAAGACGTTGGAAGCCATCACTCTTGACGCTGTTGATGTTTGTCCGAGATATTCAGTTGGTTCGCTTGCTGAAGCTGCCACTGTTGCGGTTCAGGAGTTGTCCAGTGAGCCTATGGATGAGAGCTGA